The following proteins are co-located in the uncultured Draconibacterium sp. genome:
- a CDS encoding tetratricopeptide repeat protein: protein MAQQQQNQKNQSNAQQQNSGSSQQSSQAANNTSTQNQQQQNNQSLAQNNSNDKEEEEAEEEARNRRRKMNLIVEDSRDLPSEQEEEEVDDGRIQNKNIVIDLQPLFLIAAFEKNGVDYDRFQYYNIVIDDLNAKNNYDPLLSISNKPVTTYQSVFENFILFFNEKIGIQENAHNYLNRGIFYSLTGDYNRALQDLNKSIELDDKASIAYFTRANSLYKMQEQIELLAGAQKNVSITMRDKNSTADPETEKVTSLDYAKILEDYELTLFLNPEFFFGYYNRAYIKLRLGEYKSAVEDLNRAIELEPEICRSLFQPRINKDFP, encoded by the coding sequence ATGGCGCAGCAGCAACAAAATCAGAAAAACCAGAGTAACGCGCAACAACAAAATTCGGGTAGCTCACAACAAAGCAGCCAGGCTGCAAACAATACTTCAACACAAAATCAGCAACAGCAAAACAACCAGAGCTTGGCTCAAAACAACAGCAACGATAAAGAAGAGGAGGAAGCTGAAGAAGAAGCACGCAACCGCAGAAGAAAAATGAATCTGATTGTTGAGGATTCACGCGATTTACCATCCGAACAGGAAGAAGAGGAAGTGGATGACGGGCGAATTCAGAACAAAAACATTGTAATCGACTTGCAACCTTTGTTCCTGATTGCTGCTTTCGAGAAAAACGGCGTGGATTACGATCGTTTCCAATATTACAACATTGTAATCGACGATTTAAATGCCAAAAACAATTACGATCCATTGCTGTCAATTTCCAATAAACCGGTAACAACGTATCAATCGGTATTCGAAAATTTCATTCTCTTTTTTAACGAAAAAATCGGCATTCAGGAAAATGCACACAACTATTTAAACCGGGGTATTTTTTACAGTTTAACAGGCGATTACAACCGGGCTTTACAAGATTTGAATAAATCAATTGAATTGGATGACAAAGCATCGATTGCCTATTTTACACGTGCCAACAGTTTGTATAAAATGCAGGAACAAATAGAATTGTTGGCCGGCGCACAGAAAAATGTTTCGATAACCATGCGAGACAAAAATTCAACTGCAGATCCGGAAACAGAAAAAGTTACTTCGCTTGATTACGCCAAAATTTTGGAAGATTACGAATTAACACTTTTCTTAAATCCCGAATTCTTTTTTGGCTATTACAACCGTGCCTACATAAAACTTCGACTGGGAGAATATAAAAGTGCAGTGGAAGATCTGAACCGTGCCATTGAACTGGAACCCGAAATTTGCCGAAGCTTATTTCAACCGCGGATTAACAAAGATTTTCCTTAA
- a CDS encoding RNA-directed DNA polymerase — protein sequence MKNILELNEDELKDFFLKEENYINFDLPLYFSFQTLLDKVDNKLSGKKLKGFQNSQPRDFENVNYHLLTNKDGKFAWRPFQIINPAIYVSLINTISEEENWQVIKDRFEIFRENKKIECHSLPIISEEEDRTNKEAQILTWWQEIEQKSILLAIDYRYVLHTDITDCYGSIYTHSISWALHTKTEAKKRANRNNQDLIGVAIDTHLQNMSYGQTNGIPQGSVLMDFIAEIVLGYVDLLLTEKIEELNITEYRILRYRDDYRIFTNNPFEAEQIAKLLSEILSNLGLKLNADKTIASDNIIKSSIKDDKRYWIENKRITENKQKWLIQMHLLSEKFPNSGTLDTQMREFLKSLEKSKRKVQNVEVLISLVTEIAFRNPRVSPIAISILSLLVGSIKEKQDKRKLIRKIQTKFKQVPNSSLLKVWLQRLYLKINKSIEYDELICKKVIDNNEKVWNTEWLNGGLKNIIDKTPIVQEETIKKLRVKASKKEIKKIIKRRRYTYE from the coding sequence ATGAAAAATATATTAGAACTTAATGAAGATGAATTGAAAGATTTTTTTCTCAAAGAAGAAAATTATATCAATTTTGACTTACCGTTATACTTTTCATTTCAAACTTTATTAGACAAGGTTGACAATAAATTATCAGGTAAAAAATTAAAAGGTTTTCAAAATTCCCAGCCTCGTGACTTTGAGAATGTAAATTATCATTTGCTTACAAATAAAGATGGGAAATTTGCTTGGAGACCATTTCAAATAATTAATCCTGCAATCTATGTTTCATTAATAAATACAATATCCGAAGAAGAAAATTGGCAGGTTATAAAAGACCGGTTTGAAATTTTTAGGGAAAATAAAAAAATAGAATGTCATAGTTTGCCAATTATTTCTGAAGAAGAAGATAGAACTAACAAAGAAGCACAAATTTTAACTTGGTGGCAGGAAATCGAACAAAAATCAATTTTACTTGCAATTGATTATCGCTACGTTCTTCACACAGACATAACTGACTGTTATGGTTCAATTTATACTCACTCTATTTCCTGGGCTTTACATACAAAGACAGAAGCTAAGAAAAGAGCAAATAGAAATAACCAAGATTTAATTGGTGTTGCTATTGATACTCATCTTCAAAATATGAGTTATGGTCAAACAAATGGTATTCCCCAAGGAAGTGTTCTAATGGATTTTATTGCAGAAATTGTACTTGGTTATGTAGATTTATTACTAACTGAAAAGATTGAAGAGTTAAACATAACGGAATATAGAATTTTAAGATACCGAGACGACTATCGTATTTTTACAAATAATCCATTTGAAGCAGAACAAATTGCTAAACTCTTATCCGAAATTTTATCGAATTTAGGATTAAAATTAAATGCGGATAAAACTATTGCGTCTGACAATATTATAAAGAGTTCAATAAAAGATGATAAACGTTATTGGATAGAAAACAAAAGGATAACTGAAAATAAACAAAAATGGTTAATTCAAATGCACTTACTTTCAGAGAAATTCCCTAATTCCGGAACTCTTGATACTCAAATGAGGGAATTTTTAAAATCACTTGAAAAAAGTAAACGTAAAGTTCAAAACGTAGAAGTGTTAATAAGTTTAGTAACAGAGATTGCATTTAGAAATCCAAGAGTTAGTCCAATTGCTATTTCAATTTTAAGTCTCTTAGTGGGTAGCATTAAAGAAAAACAGGATAAAAGAAAGTTAATTAGAAAAATACAAACTAAGTTTAAACAAGTTCCAAATTCATCATTATTAAAAGTTTGGTTACAAAGGTTGTATTTGAAGATTAATAAATCAATTGAGTACGATGAATTAATTTGTAAAAAAGTCATTGATAATAACGAAAAAGTTTGGAATACAGAATGGCTAAATGGTGGTTTGAAAAACATTATTGATAAGACACCGATTGTTCAAGAGGAAACAATTAAGAAACTAAGGGTAAAAGCCTCTAAAAAGGAAATTAAGAAAATCATTAAGAGAAGAAGATACACTTATGAATAA
- a CDS encoding glycosyltransferase family 2 protein, translating into MKKLSLVICVWNEEENILPLADQIKQALNGYDFEAIFVDDGSTDNTRSEIKKINDDRFILVELKRNYGQSSALQAGIDQAEGEFIALIDGDLQNDPADVPMMLKMIEEEEWDMVAGVRANRKDGMFLRKVPSKIANYLIRRATGIYMKDLGCTLKIFTNETIKNIHIYGELHRYIPALVTLEGATKITQVDVNHRSREFGTSKYGINRTTRVLSDLVLMVFFKKYLQRPMHFFGNIGIFTLAFGVLINFYLLVLKLMGNDIWGKPLLLLGILLVLGGIQFITTGIIAELQMRTYFESQQKKPYRVKRVVPAKED; encoded by the coding sequence ATGAAAAAACTATCACTGGTAATTTGTGTCTGGAACGAGGAAGAGAATATACTTCCGTTGGCAGATCAAATAAAACAGGCATTAAACGGCTACGACTTTGAAGCTATTTTTGTTGACGATGGATCAACCGATAACACACGTTCTGAAATTAAAAAGATAAACGACGACCGTTTTATTTTGGTTGAACTCAAACGAAATTACGGACAAAGTTCGGCATTGCAGGCAGGTATAGATCAGGCAGAAGGCGAGTTTATTGCCTTAATTGATGGCGATTTACAAAATGATCCGGCCGACGTGCCAATGATGTTGAAAATGATTGAAGAAGAAGAATGGGATATGGTTGCCGGCGTTCGTGCCAATCGTAAAGATGGTATGTTTTTGCGAAAAGTACCTTCAAAAATAGCCAACTACCTTATTCGTCGTGCAACCGGTATTTACATGAAAGATTTAGGTTGTACCCTTAAAATTTTTACCAACGAAACAATCAAAAATATTCATATCTACGGCGAGTTACATCGTTATATTCCAGCACTTGTTACGCTCGAAGGTGCCACGAAAATTACACAGGTTGACGTAAATCATCGCTCACGTGAGTTTGGAACATCTAAATACGGAATCAACAGAACAACACGTGTTTTGAGCGATTTGGTATTAATGGTATTCTTTAAAAAATACTTACAGCGTCCGATGCACTTTTTCGGAAACATTGGCATTTTTACACTGGCCTTTGGGGTGTTAATCAATTTCTATTTGCTGGTGCTAAAATTAATGGGTAACGATATTTGGGGGAAACCATTATTGTTGCTTGGAATATTATTGGTTTTAGGTGGTATTCAGTTTATTACAACGGGAATAATTGCCGAGTTGCAAATGCGAACTTATTTCGAATCGCAGCAGAAAAAACCGTATCGGGTAAAACGAGTTGTTCCGGCAAAAGAAGATTAG
- a CDS encoding TonB-dependent receptor plug domain-containing protein, whose product MKINFLKLIVICLFVVFGVQVNAQSQMIRGIVTTFDSIAVIGAEIIVKSTKEIIKSDTLGQFTVKVNPGDQLKVQAKGFSSEKVKLEDNTKLVAVNLKLKPGEKSKEYAIGYGYVKDAEKLNAVAQLSNKDMDFSQYSDIYDLIRGRFAGVQVQSNGDIIIRGVNSITLSSAALIVVDGMTVDQSLLSSISPTNVKSINILKDGSSAIYGARGANGVVIIETKRGDDE is encoded by the coding sequence ATGAAAATCAACTTTCTAAAACTTATCGTTATTTGCCTTTTTGTTGTCTTTGGAGTTCAGGTTAATGCACAGAGTCAAATGATTAGGGGAATAGTAACAACTTTTGATAGTATCGCAGTTATTGGTGCAGAGATTATTGTAAAAAGTACTAAGGAGATAATAAAATCGGATACGCTTGGACAGTTTACGGTAAAAGTGAATCCAGGTGATCAGTTAAAAGTTCAGGCAAAAGGATTTTCTTCTGAAAAAGTAAAACTTGAAGATAATACCAAACTTGTAGCCGTAAATTTGAAGCTTAAACCGGGAGAAAAATCAAAAGAATATGCCATTGGTTATGGGTATGTAAAAGATGCTGAAAAACTAAATGCTGTTGCTCAATTGTCGAACAAAGACATGGATTTTTCACAGTATTCCGATATTTATGACCTTATAAGAGGCCGCTTTGCGGGGGTTCAGGTTCAGTCAAACGGAGATATAATTATCAGAGGAGTTAATTCAATCACTTTAAGCAGTGCAGCCTTAATTGTTGTTGACGGTATGACCGTTGATCAAAGTCTGCTATCGAGTATTTCGCCTACCAACGTAAAAAGCATAAATATACTTAAAGATGGAAGTTCAGCGATATACGGAGCAAGAGGAGCAAATGGAGTTGTAATTATTGAAACCAAAAGAGGGGATGATGAATAG
- a CDS encoding tetratricopeptide repeat protein, whose protein sequence is MKKLTVFFVLLLSLSFVAEAQLNINHFIRVGRTRISIGNYTGAIEYFNIVIEFKPYLAEAYLYRGIAKHSLEDYRGAITDYDKAIDIKPYYPQAYNNRGMAYHNLKKYDDAIANYNRALEFDQNDESIYNNRGVAKMALKNLDGAIEDFNKALAINPKSTDALMRRSNAKIVSGDTKGAIKDLNEVIIIRPHYAAAYLNRGLARFELDDYASALRDYDQSIKFDPQNALAFNNRGIVKHKLEDYNSAIMDYDMALQLDPEMASAYFNRAMAREILKRPGYENDYKIAAQLNPSV, encoded by the coding sequence ATGAAGAAACTTACTGTATTTTTTGTGCTGCTATTGTCGCTTTCCTTTGTGGCAGAGGCACAACTAAATATCAACCATTTTATACGAGTTGGTCGCACACGAATTTCAATTGGCAACTATACCGGTGCAATTGAATACTTTAATATTGTAATTGAATTTAAACCCTATTTGGCCGAAGCGTACTTGTACCGGGGTATTGCCAAACACTCGCTGGAAGATTACCGCGGAGCCATTACCGATTACGATAAAGCCATTGATATTAAACCTTATTATCCGCAGGCATACAACAACCGTGGAATGGCTTATCACAACTTAAAGAAATACGACGATGCAATTGCCAATTACAATCGTGCGCTTGAGTTTGATCAGAACGACGAAAGTATATACAACAACCGCGGAGTGGCTAAAATGGCATTAAAAAACCTCGATGGCGCCATTGAAGACTTTAACAAAGCTCTGGCAATTAATCCGAAATCGACCGACGCTTTAATGCGGCGAAGCAATGCAAAAATTGTAAGTGGCGATACAAAAGGAGCCATAAAAGACCTTAACGAAGTAATTATTATCAGGCCGCATTATGCCGCAGCTTATTTAAACCGCGGACTGGCACGTTTCGAATTAGATGATTATGCCTCGGCCTTACGCGATTACGATCAGTCAATTAAATTCGATCCGCAAAATGCCTTGGCTTTTAACAACCGCGGGATTGTAAAACACAAGCTGGAAGATTACAACAGTGCCATTATGGATTACGACATGGCGCTTCAACTGGATCCGGAAATGGCCAGCGCCTATTTTAACAGAGCCATGGCACGCGAAATATTAAAACGCCCGGGTTACGAAAACGACTACAAAATTGCAGCACAACTGAATCCCTCAGTTTGA
- a CDS encoding PQQ-binding-like beta-propeller repeat protein: MIQKAFLFFACLILSTSVFAQTPTKWRGENNSGIYNETGLLKEWPVNGPEILWSFEGLGEGHSSPVFANGLIYLSSMIDSKGYIFVFNQDGKLQWKKEYGNEFKDSYPGARSSVVVAGDLMYMYSGYGVLYCMDANNGNAKWTKNVFEDFDGQNITWGVTETVVVTDDVVYVTPGGKKNNVVALNRFTGDLVWTSAGKGELSAYCSPLLLKLPSRTLLVTHTADHIIGLDAKNGQLLWDFPHTNRWKVHPNTPIFYNGSLFCFSGYGQGGEMLALSDDGSSVKEVWSKKELDSRMGGMVVVDGYLYGSGDNAREWRCVNWETGAETYVDKSIAKGVTIYADGMLYCYSERGELALVEATPDAFKVISQTKVELGSAQHWAHPVINNGRLFVHHGDALVVYKIK; this comes from the coding sequence ATGATTCAAAAAGCATTTTTATTCTTCGCATGTCTAATTCTTTCAACTTCGGTTTTTGCCCAAACACCCACAAAATGGCGTGGCGAAAACAATAGTGGAATATACAACGAAACAGGCCTTTTAAAAGAATGGCCGGTAAACGGACCCGAAATACTTTGGTCGTTTGAAGGCCTGGGAGAAGGTCATTCGTCGCCGGTATTTGCAAACGGATTAATTTATCTATCGTCGATGATTGATTCGAAAGGTTACATTTTTGTTTTTAATCAGGATGGAAAACTGCAATGGAAAAAAGAGTACGGCAACGAATTTAAGGATAGTTATCCGGGAGCTCGCTCGTCGGTTGTAGTTGCAGGTGATTTAATGTATATGTATTCGGGTTATGGTGTTCTTTATTGCATGGATGCCAATAACGGAAATGCAAAATGGACAAAAAATGTATTTGAAGATTTTGATGGACAAAACATTACCTGGGGTGTAACCGAAACCGTTGTTGTAACCGACGATGTGGTATACGTAACACCGGGTGGAAAGAAAAATAATGTGGTTGCGCTTAACCGCTTTACCGGCGACTTAGTCTGGACTTCGGCAGGAAAAGGAGAACTTTCTGCCTATTGTTCCCCTCTTTTATTAAAACTGCCATCGCGTACTCTTTTGGTAACACATACTGCAGATCATATTATCGGATTAGATGCTAAAAACGGTCAGTTACTTTGGGATTTCCCGCACACAAATCGTTGGAAAGTACATCCTAATACGCCGATTTTTTATAATGGTAGTTTGTTCTGTTTTAGTGGTTACGGACAAGGTGGCGAAATGTTAGCGTTAAGTGATGATGGAAGCAGTGTGAAAGAAGTTTGGAGCAAAAAGGAACTCGACAGCCGGATGGGTGGAATGGTAGTAGTTGATGGTTATCTATACGGATCGGGCGATAATGCACGCGAATGGCGTTGTGTGAACTGGGAAACCGGAGCTGAAACCTACGTTGATAAATCAATTGCAAAAGGAGTAACCATTTATGCCGATGGAATGTTGTACTGTTACAGCGAACGTGGTGAGCTGGCTTTGGTTGAAGCAACGCCTGATGCTTTTAAGGTAATAAGCCAAACAAAAGTTGAGCTGGGCTCGGCACAACACTGGGCACATCCGGTAATAAACAACGGCCGCCTGTTTGTTCATCACGGCGATGCTTTGGTTGTATATAAAATTAAATAA
- a CDS encoding AAA family ATPase, translating into MVGIIGARGVGKTTMILQHIKEKLDSKKALYVSADDMYFSEKRLLDLADNFYKNAGEYLFIDEIHKYSDWSRELKNIYDSFPTLKVVFTGSSVLDILKGSADLSRRAIIYKLEGLSFREYLKLFHNYETTVYTLNQIINNEVKLSNIEHPLPLFNDYLKRGYYPFGVENEIDLRLGQIIVQTLESDIPQYANLNVGTSKKLKRLLSIIAESVPFKPNFSKISEMINVSRNSLDDYFTYMEKAGLIGQLRNETSGIRGLGKVDKVYLDNTNIIFNLVGDKSNIGNTRETFFFNQMRVKNEVISSIKADFVIDSFTFEVGGKSKQQNQIEKDGKSFVVKDDIEYGYLNVIPLWAFGLNY; encoded by the coding sequence ATGGTCGGAATTATTGGTGCTCGTGGAGTTGGCAAAACAACAATGATTCTACAACATATCAAGGAAAAATTAGATAGCAAAAAAGCTTTATATGTGTCGGCAGACGACATGTACTTTAGTGAGAAAAGACTTCTCGATTTAGCTGATAATTTTTATAAAAATGCCGGGGAATATTTGTTTATCGATGAAATACACAAATACAGTGACTGGTCTCGCGAATTAAAAAACATTTACGATTCCTTTCCAACGCTAAAAGTAGTTTTCACTGGTTCTTCTGTACTTGATATTCTGAAAGGTTCGGCTGATTTAAGTCGTAGAGCAATAATTTACAAATTAGAAGGACTCTCCTTTCGCGAATATTTAAAATTATTTCATAACTACGAAACAACAGTTTACACTTTAAATCAAATTATCAATAACGAAGTAAAACTTTCAAATATAGAACATCCTTTGCCATTGTTTAATGACTATTTAAAACGCGGATATTATCCTTTCGGAGTTGAAAATGAAATAGATTTGCGATTAGGACAAATAATAGTGCAAACACTAGAATCTGATATTCCGCAATACGCAAATTTAAATGTTGGCACAAGTAAAAAACTGAAAAGATTGCTTTCCATTATTGCCGAAAGTGTGCCCTTTAAACCAAATTTTTCCAAAATATCAGAAATGATTAATGTAAGTCGGAATTCCTTAGATGATTATTTTACATATATGGAAAAAGCAGGACTAATAGGGCAGTTACGCAATGAAACAAGCGGTATCCGTGGATTAGGAAAAGTTGATAAAGTTTATTTAGATAATACAAATATTATATTCAACCTGGTTGGAGATAAATCAAATATTGGAAACACTCGCGAGACCTTTTTCTTCAATCAAATGCGAGTGAAAAATGAAGTAATTTCATCAATAAAAGCTGATTTTGTAATTGATAGTTTCACATTTGAAGTTGGAGGAAAAAGCAAGCAACAAAACCAAATAGAAAAGGACGGTAAATCATTTGTTGTAAAAGATGACATTGAATATGGATATCTAAATGTGATTCCTCTTTGGGCTTTTGGATTAAATTATTAA
- a CDS encoding DNA-3-methyladenine glycosylase I, with translation MCKRCDWGTKNDLMIKYHDEEWGVPLHDDQKLFEFFVLEGFQAGLSWQIVLNKRENFRLAFDQFKPEVVARYDQKKLDELVQNKSIIRNKMKLAACVNNAQRFIEIQKEFGSFDTYIWGFVDFKSIVNTFKTQSELPAKTELSDRISEDLKKRGFKFVGSTVIYAHMQATGMVNDHLVDCFRYSEVQKLY, from the coding sequence ATGTGTAAACGCTGCGACTGGGGAACAAAAAACGACTTGATGATTAAATACCACGACGAAGAGTGGGGAGTGCCTTTACACGACGACCAAAAGTTGTTTGAGTTTTTTGTGCTCGAAGGTTTTCAGGCCGGGTTAAGTTGGCAAATTGTGCTAAACAAACGCGAAAATTTCAGACTGGCATTCGATCAGTTTAAACCCGAGGTAGTTGCCCGTTACGATCAGAAAAAACTTGACGAGCTGGTTCAAAACAAATCCATCATCCGTAATAAAATGAAACTCGCAGCATGTGTAAATAATGCACAACGTTTTATCGAAATTCAGAAAGAATTTGGGAGTTTTGATACCTATATTTGGGGATTTGTTGATTTTAAATCCATCGTAAATACTTTCAAAACACAATCGGAATTGCCGGCAAAAACAGAGCTGTCAGACCGGATTTCGGAAGATTTAAAAAAACGTGGATTCAAATTCGTAGGTAGTACGGTAATTTATGCGCACATGCAGGCCACCGGAATGGTGAACGACCATCTTGTGGATTGTTTTCGGTATTCCGAAGTTCAAAAATTATATTGA
- a CDS encoding C1 family peptidase gives MRQYGIVPESVYDGLNYGEEKHVHGEMDRVLKQHVDAVVENKNRKLSTVWHESIDGTLNSYLGELPQKFEYEGKQYTPQSFASDYIGLNMDDYVEISSYTHHPFYSKFILEVPDNWSWDEVYNVPVNELSEIIEYALKNNYTIAWAADVSEKGFATSNKGVAVLPAAPSEDMSDAEIAKWEAMPEKEKEKELYKLDQPVPELEVTQEMRQIAFDNYQTTDDHGMHIVGTAKDQEGHLFYKVKNSWGDYNKYNGYFYASKAYVDYKTMCIMVHKDAIPQNIKEKLEL, from the coding sequence ATTCGCCAGTACGGAATTGTTCCGGAATCAGTTTACGACGGATTAAATTATGGCGAAGAGAAACATGTGCATGGCGAAATGGACCGCGTATTAAAACAACATGTTGATGCTGTAGTTGAGAATAAAAACAGGAAACTGAGCACGGTTTGGCACGAATCGATTGATGGTACTTTAAACTCGTACCTGGGCGAACTTCCTCAGAAATTCGAATACGAAGGAAAACAATACACTCCGCAAAGTTTTGCCAGTGATTACATTGGCTTAAACATGGACGATTACGTAGAGATCAGTTCGTATACACACCATCCGTTTTACTCAAAATTTATTTTAGAGGTTCCTGATAACTGGTCGTGGGACGAGGTTTACAATGTTCCGGTAAATGAATTGTCGGAGATTATTGAATATGCTTTAAAGAATAACTACACTATTGCATGGGCTGCTGATGTTAGCGAAAAAGGATTTGCGACAAGTAATAAAGGAGTAGCAGTTTTACCTGCAGCTCCAAGCGAAGATATGAGCGATGCCGAAATTGCAAAATGGGAAGCGATGCCGGAAAAGGAAAAGGAAAAAGAATTGTACAAACTGGATCAGCCGGTTCCGGAGTTGGAGGTTACTCAGGAAATGCGCCAAATCGCTTTCGACAATTACCAAACCACTGACGATCATGGAATGCACATTGTTGGCACAGCCAAAGACCAGGAAGGCCATTTGTTTTATAAAGTGAAAAACTCGTGGGGTGATTACAACAAATACAACGGTTATTTTTATGCTTCGAAAGCATATGTTGATTACAAAACCATGTGTATTATGGTACATAAAGATGCCATTCCACAAAATATAAAAGAAAAACTTGAGCTATAG
- a CDS encoding saccharopine dehydrogenase C-terminal domain-containing protein, whose protein sequence is MKNRIIVLGAGLVGSAIAMDLSKNHAVTSVDKNQESFKKFESYPSIETIQADLSNTETIKSIVADFDMVIGAVPGFMGYQTMKAVIEAGKNMVDISFMPEDFLQLDGLAKKHKVTIVADCGVAPGMGNIILGHHNKNMHVKKYECLVGGLPVIREWPYEYKAVFSPIDVIEEYIRPARYIQNYEMITKEALSDPELIHFEGIGTLESWNSDGLRSLMQSMKNIPDMIEKTLRYPGCIEYLKVLRESGFFSYDEIEVNGNKIRPIDVTAKLLFPKWKLKEGEEDFTIMRIVVEGIENGEPKKYTYNLLDRFDRENNIISMARTTGYTCTSVANLILDGGFKTEGVSAPETVGEQTGNLAYILKYLKERGVKYNIV, encoded by the coding sequence ATGAAAAATCGGATTATTGTTTTGGGAGCCGGATTGGTTGGAAGTGCCATTGCAATGGATTTATCGAAAAACCACGCTGTTACAAGTGTCGATAAAAATCAGGAATCATTTAAAAAATTTGAAAGTTACCCTTCCATAGAAACCATTCAGGCTGATTTATCTAATACCGAAACCATAAAATCGATAGTGGCTGATTTTGATATGGTGATTGGAGCTGTTCCGGGATTTATGGGCTACCAAACCATGAAAGCGGTTATTGAAGCAGGGAAAAACATGGTGGATATTTCGTTTATGCCTGAAGATTTTCTGCAACTGGATGGCCTGGCAAAAAAACACAAGGTTACAATTGTAGCAGACTGTGGTGTTGCACCGGGAATGGGAAACATAATTTTGGGGCACCACAACAAAAACATGCATGTAAAAAAATACGAATGTTTAGTGGGAGGATTGCCTGTTATTCGCGAGTGGCCTTACGAATACAAAGCCGTATTTTCGCCAATAGATGTTATTGAAGAATACATCCGCCCGGCGCGTTATATACAAAACTACGAGATGATTACAAAGGAGGCACTTTCCGATCCTGAATTAATCCATTTTGAAGGCATCGGCACTTTGGAGTCGTGGAATTCGGATGGTCTACGCTCCTTAATGCAGAGCATGAAAAACATTCCGGATATGATTGAAAAAACCTTACGTTATCCGGGCTGTATCGAATACTTAAAAGTACTGCGCGAATCCGGGTTTTTCTCGTATGACGAGATTGAAGTAAACGGAAACAAAATACGACCTATTGATGTAACTGCGAAGTTACTATTTCCGAAATGGAAGCTAAAGGAAGGAGAAGAAGATTTTACAATTATGCGAATTGTGGTGGAAGGTATTGAAAACGGTGAACCTAAAAAATATACTTACAATTTACTGGATCGGTTCGATCGGGAAAACAATATTATTTCAATGGCAAGAACCACTGGTTACACCTGTACATCGGTGGCTAATTTAATACTCGACGGAGGATTTAAAACCGAAGGTGTAAGTGCTCCGGAAACGGTTGGCGAACAAACCGGAAACCTTGCTTACATTTTAAAGTACCTGAAAGAACGGGGTGTAAAATACAACATCGTATAG